Proteins from a single region of Felis catus isolate Fca126 chromosome B4, F.catus_Fca126_mat1.0, whole genome shotgun sequence:
- the SOCS2 gene encoding suppressor of cytokine signaling 2 isoform X2: MTLRCLESSGNGAEGTQSQWGTAGSAEEPSPEAARLAKALRELGQTGWYWGSMTVNEAKEKLKEAPEGTFLIRDSSHSDYLLTISVKTSAGPTNLRIEYQDGKFRLDSIICVKSKLKQFDSVVHLIDYYVQMCKDKRTGPEAPRNGTVHLYLTKPLYTSAPPLQHLCRLTINKCTGTIWGLPLPTRLKDYLEEYKFQV; the protein is encoded by the exons ATGACCCTGCGGTGCCTCGAATCCTCCGGGAATGGCGCGGAAGGGACGCAGAGCCAGTGGGGGACCGCGGGGTCTGCGGAAGAGCCGTCCCCGGAGGCGGCGCGTCTGGCGAAGGCCCTACGGGAGCTCGGTCAAACAG GTTGGTACTGGGGAAGTATGACTGTTAATGAagccaaagagaaattaaaagaggCACCAGAAGGAACTTTCTTGATTAGAGATAGCTCGCACTCAGACTACCTACTAACAATATCTGTTAAAACATCAGCTGGACCAACTAATCTGCGAATCGAATACCAAGATGGGAAATTCAGGTTGGACTCGATCATATGTGTCAAATCCAAGCTTAAACAGTTTGACAGTGTGGTTCATCTGATCGACTACTATGTTCAGATGTGCAAGGATAAGCGGACAGGCCCAGAAGCGCCCCGGAACGGCACCGTTCACCTTTATCTGACCAAACCGCTCTACACATCAGCCCCGCCTCTGCAGCATCTCTGTAGACTCACCATTAACAAATGCACCGGCACCATCTGGGGACTGCCTTTACCAACAAGACTAAAAGATTACTTGGAAGAATATAAATTCCAGGTAtaa
- the SOCS2 gene encoding suppressor of cytokine signaling 2 isoform X1: MTLRCLESSGNGAEGTQSQWGTAGSAEEPSPEAARLAKALRELGQTGWYWGSMTVNEAKEKLKEAPEGTFLIRDSSHSDYLLTISVKTSAGPTNLRIEYQDGKFRLDSIICVKSKLKQFDSVVHLIDYYVQMCKDKRTGPEAPRNGTVHLYLTKPLYTSAPPLQHLCRLTINKCTGTIWGLPLPTRLKDYLEEYKFQVLNK; this comes from the exons ATGACCCTGCGGTGCCTCGAATCCTCCGGGAATGGCGCGGAAGGGACGCAGAGCCAGTGGGGGACCGCGGGGTCTGCGGAAGAGCCGTCCCCGGAGGCGGCGCGTCTGGCGAAGGCCCTACGGGAGCTCGGTCAAACAG GTTGGTACTGGGGAAGTATGACTGTTAATGAagccaaagagaaattaaaagaggCACCAGAAGGAACTTTCTTGATTAGAGATAGCTCGCACTCAGACTACCTACTAACAATATCTGTTAAAACATCAGCTGGACCAACTAATCTGCGAATCGAATACCAAGATGGGAAATTCAGGTTGGACTCGATCATATGTGTCAAATCCAAGCTTAAACAGTTTGACAGTGTGGTTCATCTGATCGACTACTATGTTCAGATGTGCAAGGATAAGCGGACAGGCCCAGAAGCGCCCCGGAACGGCACCGTTCACCTTTATCTGACCAAACCGCTCTACACATCAGCCCCGCCTCTGCAGCATCTCTGTAGACTCACCATTAACAAATGCACCGGCACCATCTGGGGACTGCCTTTACCAACAAGACTAAAAGATTACTTGGAAGAATATAAATTCCAG